The following nucleotide sequence is from Cicer arietinum cultivar CDC Frontier isolate Library 1 chromosome 2, Cicar.CDCFrontier_v2.0, whole genome shotgun sequence.
CACTATACAGTTTAGTGAGATTTGAATTCCGTGGGTATAGATtttgacaataatttttttttttagacaaataatttgttatatagtaattttattgtgcaaaattaatcaaattacaatGTAAAATGTAAAtacacaataatatatatatatatatatatatgaatatatatatatatatgaatcaaaataaaataaaagttcaatatcatatattcaaaattaacataAGTCTTACAAACatatatgaaattgaaaatagttAAACCATTTTCAAATGAGAGTACTTTAGAGTATTTACTAATCATAAACAAGATTGTCTTACTAACATAACAAAGTCTTATATAATCAtctcaaaaaatttaagaaaatcacGTCCACCTAATTGCCAAAACTTCATCCTCATCAACAAAATAGCTTTTAATCTTCACCTACAagcaataaaaagtaaaataaaaatactattcgaatgtgaaaaataaataaaataataattttactgaaaatttattaaaagcAAAACTAAATACCTTTTTCATTATCTTCATTGTTGTTTGAACTAGGAGAATTCAAATTATTAGGAGCACTAGAAGCATCGGGAATCTATCAcgaaaataaaagatattaaatataaataagataaatattagaCCTACAAATCAACTTGTATGTTACATATGaagatcaataaaaaattatatacctGTCGCGCAACTTGGATTATGTCATTCACATCTTCTCCAGAAAAACGATTTTGAATCAAGGTCATAACATTTGCCAATAAATTTTCCATATGTTTAACTTTATCACGTAACTCTTCATTTTCAGACATAGAAACTTTTGATTTTTTGGATTTAGGAAACTTGCCCATACATCGCACATGTCCCTTCTTAGAAGGTCTTGTACTTGAGAAAATAAATCATTCTTCCAAGACACAGAACCTTGTGTGTTTTGGAGTGATTGAGATGTTCCAACCTCATTACTATATCTGCTCAATTCTTCCTGAAATATAAATGAATTCATAACAAAATTCAGAACTTGAGtaacatattataaaacatCAACAAGTCCTTACAATATTATAACAGattacaaaattcagcacttgAGTAGCAAATTATAAAACAGTAACATTGAGTCCTTCCAATATTATAACAACTAGTAGATGACAAAATTCAGAACTTGAGcaacatattataaaacatCAACAAGTCCTTACAATATTATAACAGATTACAAAATTCAACACTTGAGTATCAAAATTCAACATTGATCATTGGCATATACTTTAAAGTAGCAAACTAATCACTTGAGTTATTATAAATCTTTACTATAAGTCACTCTACGAAATACTATCAATTGTCTTCCAAAACAAACAacactataaaaaattaattcattataCTAAAATAAGTAAGTCACTATATAAAACCAATTAAAGCTCAAAACTTACAATCACTCTTGCAGCCTTTTCATTGACAATTGACCCATCTTTATGAGTACGAGTTTCAACATAAATCTCTTCACGTCTAGGTACCACTCCTTTGCTCTTTTTTATCTAAACTCAAACAAACaagttaaatgtattttattttttttttattacaattcaCCCCATGAAAAGTACAAATCGAAACAAACCTTTTCATCAATAAATTTTGGGAGACTTTTTGTACCCATACAATGAACATCTTCAAACTTAGCACGATTTTGTCTATTAATTTGACTTACTTTCTGTATTTCATACAAGAAATATTATTCAACACAAGAATCAGTTAATAATTATTTGAGACATAATAGCATTTATGACTTACTTGTCCTTCATTAGAAAACCAACCATGAACCAAATCACGGTATTGATTTTGGTCAACCCTATCATCAGGTATTGCAGTTGCAACTTCATCTTTTGTCTTACTTGGATCATATGCCTTTGACTTTAAATCACTTTTCCATTGCCTCCACTTCTCATTCAACTCAAATTTTATCATTTCTCTTGTTGAGTCATTTATTGGaggaacaaactcaaatttGCTCTACATAACGagagatattaaaaataaaaaataaaaatgaagttatATTACAACTTTTGacgttaaaataattttaacatttcttCTTTGTAACTCTATTAATACCTCTATTAACTCAATGTACAATAATAACACCTCTATCAATTTCAACATTTCTTCTTTGAAACTTGTTGGCATATCTTTCCATGAATGTAGCTGATTGGAGCATATTGATGTCTTCTAACCACACTACCTATGAAACGAGTCAGAGTTGTTGCTTCATTCCCAATGGGCCGACTGTGGTTGTCCAAACGAACAATTATGACATCACCATCTTCCATCTCCCATACATCAAGCATTCTTGTTGGACCTCTAACCCGTTTAGGTTCTACATCTACAAGTAAAACAAAAGTCATAAAAGCATAAATCACTATGTTTACATAAATAAAGTATAACAAAtgaaatgatataaaatttatacttttttcAATTGGTTCTTCTTCAGCTTCTATTTCAGAAGGAATAGAGTGAGATTCTATAGACTTATGTATGACATCTTCTGCAACATTACTTTCTTGCATGTTGGTTGAGTTTGTGTGAGTACGAACATTTTGTATTCCTTCTTTATCATTTGTCCGATTTCTAATGTTTAACTTTTTTCTTCGTGTCATTGCTgctccaaataaaaaatatatatatatatatNNNNNNNNNNNNNNNNNNNNNNNNNNNNNNNNNNNNNNNNNNNNNNNNNNNNNNNNNNNNNNNNNNNNNNNNNNNNNNNNNNNNNNNNNNNNNNNNNNNNNNNNNNNNNNNNNNNNNNNNNNNNNNNNNNNNNNNNNNNNNNNNNNNNNNNNNNNNNNNNNNNNNNNNNNNNNNNNNNNNNNNNNNNNNNNNNNNNNNNNNNNNNNNNNNNNNNNNNNNNNNNNNNNNNNNNNNNNNNNNNNNNNN
It contains:
- the LOC101493374 gene encoding uncharacterized protein, with amino-acid sequence MQESNVAEDVIHKSIESHSIPSEIEAEEEPIEKNVEPKRVRGPTRMLDVWEMEDGDVIIVRLDNHSRPIGNEATTLTRFIGSVSKFEFVPPINDSTREMIKFELNEKWRQWKSDLKSKAYDPSKTKDEVATAIPDDRVDQNQYRDLVHGWFSNEGQKVSQINRQNRAKFEDVHCMGTKSLPKFIDEKIKKSKGVVPRREEIYVETRTHKDGSIVNEKAARVIEELSRYSNEVGTSQSLQNTQGSVSWKNDLFSQVQDLLRRDMCDVWIPDASSAPNNLNSPSSNNNEDNEKGED